The following coding sequences lie in one Gemmatimonadota bacterium genomic window:
- a CDS encoding amidohydrolase family protein codes for MSAGPERRTSGGGRRITGNRGAGRRFPCAAPALALLCAGGLLGTAPLAAQQADTWDVTQARGRTTQVDFTTDEGTWMSLDVSPDGQWIVFDLLAQIYRVPIAGGTAELLTQDAGVSTNYHPRWSPDGSMIAFVSDRGGQNNLWVMDADGSNPRAVLSDQSARFVEPVWSPDGRYIVVRRQPLPEPGQNDRGGLWMVHRDGGKGVSLTTVAGASWPSFDPTGAHIYFTRNEGGNVTIGYGDALKGYRQLARLELATGEVVPITAGTAQQQIRASSGGAYAGEVSPDGRWLAFARRIPDGTITWKGHTYGPRTALWLRDLQTGAERVIMDPIESDMTETIKTLRVLPGYDWTPDGSAIVINQGGKIRRLDVATGNVGTIEFSARVQRTVSEQTRADFRIGDGAFPVKFTRWHAASPDGRRVAFQAVGRIWLKDLPDGTPRRLTPEGFEPMEYSPAWSPDGRWIAFTTWEEPATGHVWKIRTDGRGRPEQVSTEPAEYIHPVWSEDGTALIVARGGGATQRGRGWAWTPWHELVRIPAAGGAATFVAREATGPEGEAHQDSRRQIVRASVAQGRIHYPEVDESEGARGRTALVSVRPDGSDKRTHATFPYADEVVMSPDGRNVAFQEGDNVYLAPLPAVGTGSDAVHVAKRNGALPVTQLSTEGGLFPTWLDANTLTFGNADRFFMHHVREASTDTFSIAMQHPRATPTGVVALTGARIVTLEDQARPNGAAGVIERGVLVVDGARIRCVGQVGACEVSDADSVVDLNGGTIIPGFVDMHAHHYREHRGIIPAHSYEQAVYLAYGVTTNLDNSMWSQNVFPTAELIEAGMVIGPRTYSTGDPLYRGDGGRQNDLRTQEVAEQNVARLASWGATGIKQYLQPRRDQRQWVSEAARKRGLMVTAEGSDLAYNLSMILDGQTGWEHPMSYVVTYGDVHKFFGRTHSVYSPTWVVGGTGPWNEEFFFAESNVWQKDKQRRFMPWRQTVPHQQRRMLRPEEHYGFPMISQTLFDIVAEGGWGAIGSHGQAHGIGSHWEVWMAAAAFGPLGALEVASKHGAHFLGAEQDIGTLAPGKLADLMVLNANPLDDIRNTEDIRYVMKGGRMWEGDTLDQVWPARVPFGPYYWNDEAAQRQDSRPVR; via the coding sequence GTGAGCGCCGGGCCGGAGCGGCGAACGTCCGGTGGTGGGCGCCGCATCACGGGGAATCGGGGTGCAGGGCGCCGCTTCCCGTGCGCCGCTCCGGCCCTGGCGCTGCTGTGCGCGGGTGGACTGCTTGGCACCGCCCCGCTGGCGGCGCAGCAAGCCGACACGTGGGACGTCACCCAGGCCCGCGGCCGCACCACCCAGGTGGACTTCACCACCGATGAAGGCACCTGGATGTCGCTGGACGTCTCCCCGGACGGTCAGTGGATCGTCTTCGATCTGCTGGCCCAGATCTACCGGGTACCCATCGCGGGTGGCACGGCTGAGTTGCTCACGCAGGACGCGGGCGTCTCCACCAACTACCACCCGCGGTGGTCGCCAGACGGATCCATGATCGCGTTTGTGAGCGACCGCGGGGGTCAGAACAACCTGTGGGTGATGGACGCGGATGGCTCCAACCCACGCGCGGTGCTCTCCGATCAGAGCGCGCGTTTCGTGGAGCCGGTGTGGAGCCCGGATGGCCGCTACATCGTGGTGCGGCGTCAGCCCCTGCCGGAGCCCGGGCAGAACGACCGTGGCGGGCTGTGGATGGTGCACAGGGATGGCGGCAAGGGCGTCTCGCTCACGACCGTGGCAGGCGCCAGCTGGCCGAGCTTCGACCCGACCGGCGCGCACATCTACTTCACGCGCAATGAGGGGGGCAACGTCACCATCGGGTACGGGGACGCCCTCAAGGGCTACCGCCAGCTCGCGCGCTTGGAACTGGCCACGGGCGAGGTGGTGCCCATCACGGCCGGCACCGCCCAGCAGCAGATCCGCGCGTCCAGCGGCGGCGCCTACGCGGGGGAGGTCTCTCCGGACGGACGCTGGCTGGCCTTCGCTCGCCGCATCCCCGACGGCACCATCACCTGGAAAGGCCACACCTATGGGCCGCGGACGGCGCTTTGGCTGCGGGACCTTCAGACGGGTGCCGAACGCGTGATCATGGATCCGATCGAATCGGACATGACCGAGACCATCAAGACGCTGCGCGTGCTGCCCGGCTACGACTGGACGCCGGATGGCAGCGCCATCGTCATCAACCAGGGCGGAAAGATCCGCCGCCTGGACGTCGCCACGGGGAACGTCGGCACCATCGAGTTCAGCGCCCGCGTGCAGCGGACGGTGTCCGAACAGACGCGTGCCGACTTCCGCATCGGCGACGGCGCCTTCCCCGTGAAGTTCACGCGCTGGCACGCGGCCTCACCGGACGGACGGCGGGTGGCATTCCAAGCGGTCGGACGCATCTGGCTGAAGGACCTCCCGGACGGGACGCCGCGGCGACTTACCCCGGAGGGCTTCGAGCCCATGGAGTACTCGCCCGCCTGGTCACCCGACGGGCGTTGGATCGCGTTCACCACCTGGGAGGAGCCCGCCACCGGCCATGTGTGGAAGATCCGCACGGACGGTCGCGGCCGCCCGGAGCAGGTGTCCACTGAGCCCGCCGAATACATCCATCCGGTCTGGAGCGAAGACGGCACCGCTCTGATCGTGGCCCGAGGGGGCGGCGCCACCCAGCGCGGACGCGGCTGGGCCTGGACGCCCTGGCACGAGCTGGTGCGGATCCCCGCCGCCGGTGGAGCTGCCACGTTCGTGGCGCGTGAGGCCACCGGACCGGAGGGTGAGGCGCATCAGGACTCGAGGCGGCAGATCGTGCGCGCGTCGGTGGCGCAAGGCCGCATCCACTATCCGGAGGTGGACGAATCCGAAGGGGCCCGCGGCCGTACCGCTCTGGTGTCGGTGCGACCGGACGGCTCCGACAAGCGCACGCACGCCACCTTCCCGTACGCGGACGAGGTGGTGATGTCACCCGACGGCAGGAACGTCGCGTTCCAGGAGGGCGACAACGTCTACCTGGCGCCACTCCCCGCGGTGGGCACGGGCTCGGACGCGGTGCATGTGGCCAAGCGCAATGGCGCTTTGCCGGTCACGCAGCTCAGCACCGAGGGTGGGCTGTTCCCAACCTGGCTGGACGCCAACACGCTGACGTTCGGGAATGCCGACCGCTTCTTCATGCACCATGTGCGCGAGGCCAGCACCGACACCTTCAGCATCGCCATGCAGCATCCGCGCGCTACGCCCACGGGTGTCGTGGCGCTCACCGGTGCGCGCATCGTCACGCTTGAGGACCAGGCCCGCCCCAACGGCGCGGCTGGCGTCATCGAACGCGGTGTGCTGGTGGTGGACGGAGCCCGCATCCGCTGCGTGGGCCAGGTCGGCGCCTGTGAGGTCTCGGACGCGGACTCGGTGGTGGACCTGAACGGTGGCACCATCATCCCCGGCTTCGTGGACATGCACGCGCACCACTACCGCGAGCATCGCGGCATCATTCCCGCGCATTCCTACGAGCAGGCGGTCTATCTCGCGTACGGCGTGACCACCAACCTCGACAACTCCATGTGGTCGCAGAACGTGTTCCCGACCGCCGAGCTGATCGAAGCAGGCATGGTGATCGGGCCGCGCACCTATAGCACCGGCGATCCGCTCTATCGCGGCGACGGGGGCCGTCAGAACGACCTGCGCACCCAGGAGGTCGCCGAGCAGAACGTGGCGCGTCTGGCCTCCTGGGGCGCCACCGGCATCAAGCAGTACCTGCAGCCGCGCCGCGACCAGCGGCAGTGGGTGTCGGAGGCGGCGCGCAAGCGCGGCCTCATGGTCACCGCCGAGGGCAGCGACCTGGCCTACAACCTCAGCATGATCCTGGACGGCCAGACGGGTTGGGAACACCCCATGAGCTACGTCGTCACCTATGGTGACGTGCACAAGTTCTTCGGTCGCACGCACTCGGTCTACTCACCGACGTGGGTGGTAGGGGGCACGGGCCCTTGGAACGAGGAATTCTTCTTCGCCGAGTCCAACGTGTGGCAGAAGGACAAGCAGCGCCGTTTCATGCCCTGGCGTCAGACGGTGCCGCACCAGCAGCGCCGCATGCTGCGCCCGGAAGAGCACTACGGCTTCCCCATGATCTCGCAGACCCTGTTCGACATCGTGGCCGAAGGCGGCTGGGGAGCCATCGGCTCGCACGGGCAGGCGCACGGCATCGGCTCGCACTGGGAGGTGTGGATGGCGGCCGCGGCGTTCGGACCGCTCG